In Nocardia sp. NBC_00403, the DNA window CGCGAACCACGGCAGATAACCGGGCAGCCAGTTGTCGGAGTGAATCGCGTCGGGAGTCGGCACCGGAATGAAGTTCCAGCTGAGCGTCACCACCGCCAAGGTGACGATCGCGGGGATGCGCCAGCGGGCGGCGCCGCCACGCAACCGGATAAACGCGAACGCCAACAGCGGCAACACAAGATAGAAGGCCACCTCGACCGACAGGCTCCACATCTGCGTGAGCCCATCGGTGAGCGTCAACGGCACGAACACCTGCAACAAACCGAGGTTCGCCACCCACACCCGCAGGCCTGCGGTGCTTGCCGCACTGGGCAGCAGCACCAATGCCACGCACACCACCACCCAGTACGCGGGCAGAATGCGCGCCGCGCGATGCCGCAGGTAGTAGCCGACAGTGGGCGCGCCGCCGTGGCCGCGCGCCGCCGCGGCATGCGGACGCCAGAGCAGAAAACCGGAGAGCGCGAAGAAGATCGCGACTGCCATATCGAAGCGTTCCCAGATCCGGCCGAGCACCGGCGTTCCCGCGGCACCGGTCTGGAAGGCGACGTGGGTGACGACGACGCCGAGCGCCGCCATGCCGCGCATGCCTTCCAGCGCGGGCAGGAAGCCGCGGGGTCGGGTGGGTACGGCCGTCGCTGTGGCTGCGGCGGTCGGCGCGGGCATGGTTGCGGTCATCGAGCTCCAGTCTGCCTTGTGCGCTCGCCCAGGTGAGAACCCCCCGTTTCACACTTCACGCTAAACTCGGGCGATTTCCGGGTCGATTCCGGCCTCGACACCGCATGGTACGACACCGGACTGTTAGTGTCGGGGCTCACGAGTGCCGTGGCGTGCCCGCAGTACTCGCCGGAATGACCGGTGTTCTACGACGAGGAGAGTTTGCATGGCACTGAGTGCCGGAACCAGAAGGACGGTGGCCTGCCTGCTCGTGGGTCTCGGCGCGTTGCTGATTGTCGCAGCGGTGATGATCCCGACGTACACCGTCAGCAAACTGGCAAAGACTCCGCTCGACCTCGAGATCACGACCATCGCCACCAGCCAGCCCGGCTCGGAAAGCCTTGTGCTCGACTCCAAGTCGCTCACGGCACCCGAAGGCTCGGCCAAGGTCGACACCAATGTGCCGCTGGTTTCGCAGCGGTTCCTCACGGTCGAAGATCCCTCCGATGCCAGCGAGATGACCATCCAGGCTGGTCAGACGCTGCGCCGCATCGATAAGCAGGCCGACACCGGGCTGCTCACCGCGACCGTCGACCGGGTCACCATCGACCGCAAGAACGGCATGCCGGTCGACAAGGAGCCCAACGGCTCCATCGCGGTCTCGGTGAACAAGGAGGGCCAGAGCATCGCGGACCCGGTTCAGCACACCGGTCTGCAGTACCGATTCCCCATCGGCACCGAGAAGAAGACCTACCCGTACTTCGACATCAACGCGCGCAAGTCCTACGACGCCAACTTCGTCGAAGAGACCGAGATCAACAGCATGAAGGTCTACCACTTCCAGCAGCACGTCCCGGTGACGAACATGTGGGACGTGGTGCAGGCGCCGACCAACAGGCTGAGCCTGCCCGCCGCCAAGTGGGGCGTCGAAGGCGGTGAAACCCCGGTCACCATGACCCGGTGGTACACCAACATCCGCGACCTGTGGGTCGAGCCAGACACCGGCACCGTGATCAAGGGTGGCGAGCAGCCGCACCTGTTCTACGCGCGCAGCGGCGACAAGCCCGAGGTCACCGCACTGAAGTCGAACCTTATCTTCGACGAGAACACCGTCGAGTCGCAGATCTCGGTGGCCAAGGAGAACATCGACAAGCTGTCGCTGTTCGGCCGCATCATGCCGATCATCTTCGGTGTTCTCGGTGCGATCGCCCTGATCGCCGGTGTCGTCCTCGGCATCCGTGGCGGCGCGAGCCCCGCCACCGCTCCGCGCGGCGGCACCCAGGCTCCGCGCGGTGGCACTCCGGCCCAGCCTGGCAGCGGTGCCGCGGCGACCGCTGTGCACCCGCATCGCGGCGCGGACGACGCACCCACCGAGCAGATCAATATCAACAAGCGCCCCTGACAGCGAAAGCGCTGATAGCAAGCATTGTCGAACTCGGCCCCCGGCTTCCCGCCGGGGGCCGAGTTCGTTTCCGTTCAGGGCAGCGGCGCACCCAAGGGATAGGCAACCGGGTGCCGGGGTTGATAGAGCAGCATCGTCCCGGCGCCTGGAATGCGCATGCCGATGCAGCGGCCGAAGGCCCGCTCCGCGACATCGCCCTCGAATTGCGCTCCGCGCTCCGCCAATTCGGCAATGGTGTGGTCCAGGTCGTCGCACATGAGCGAAATCTCGTGCGTGGGTGGGCCATCGGCCGGATGCACCCCCAGCTCACTCGGCCCGGTTCCGAAGATGAGCCAGCCGGCGTTGGCATCGACATTCGGCCAGCGCAGCACATCGCGGAAGAACGCGCGTGCCGCGTCGGGATCTTCCGCGTAGACCAGGGTGTGCACAGCGGTGATCATGGGGCTGATCGTAGGTGAGCGCGGCCGGTGTCCGTGGCTCAACCAGCGAGGTGCTGCGGCTCGGCCCGCCCCGGCTGATCCGCGGTGCGCAAGACGACCAGAGCGACAATGAGTGTCGTTGCGACCGCGATGCACACGGCGATGGTGATCAGCGACGCCACCGAACGCGCCAGCGACAGCATGAGCGTCACCTCGACCGCGAGACCGACCCAGGTCACCGCGGCAAGCGAGGTGCGGTCCACCGCGATCGCCGACAACAGCGCTCCTTGCAGCACCGCGAGGATGGCGCCTTGCAGTGCGAAAACCCACAGCAGGCCCTCGATCGGCGCATAGTCCCGCCCCGCGAACAACGGTGCCAGCGGTGCCGCGACGGCCGCGCCGAGCACCGCGACCACCCCGATGCCGGACAGCACCGCGAGCGCATCCCGGATCGCACGCGCCGAATGCGTCGGCTGCGCCATCCGCGGGTACAGCACCACACCGACCGCCTGCGGCAACCAGAAGGCGATCTTCGCGGCGATGGCGCCCAGGGCGTACCGGCTGGCGTCCTCCTCGCCCAAGACGATCCGCGCAACGATCAGATCGGCCGACGACAGCGCCATCAATGCCGCCTGCGCCTGCGCGGCCCGCAGCACCGGGAGTACGCCGACGAAGCTCGGACCGCGGTCGACAGCGTCGAGTGCCTCGCGGTCGGTGCCCGACAGCGCGGGCGGTGATCCGACTACACACCGCGCGAAAACCGCCGCCGTGGCGATCCCGAGCGCCGCCGCGCACAAGGCAGCAGCCGCACCGCCCCCCAGCCCGAGCACCGCAAGCGCGGGCGCGACCCGTGCCACGCCTGCCGTGCCGAGGACGACAGCCAATGCCCGAAACCGCCTGCCGCCCTGCAGCATGCCTTGCTCACCGGACAGCACCACCAACGCGGGCGCCGCACCCAGCGCGGCGGCCGACGCCGCGACTCCGACACTCAGTGCCGCCGTCACCAACGGCACCAGCACCGCAGCGACCACCGCGACGATCACCGCGCATCGCCACTGCAATCCGCGCAGCGCCGCGACACTCGCGCCCCGCACCAACTCTCGTGCCACCACATTC includes these proteins:
- a CDS encoding acyltransferase family protein; its protein translation is MTATMPAPTAAATATAVPTRPRGFLPALEGMRGMAALGVVVTHVAFQTGAAGTPVLGRIWERFDMAVAIFFALSGFLLWRPHAAAARGHGGAPTVGYYLRHRAARILPAYWVVVCVALVLLPSAASTAGLRVWVANLGLLQVFVPLTLTDGLTQMWSLSVEVAFYLVLPLLAFAFIRLRGGAARWRIPAIVTLAVVTLSWNFIPVPTPDAIHSDNWLPGYLPWFAAGMLLAELVDNTDSLSRWRRIAGNKPLMWTVALAAFLFSATDLGGPAGLTRAEPWQYAAKMGLGTIIGFALLAPLVLRPPTARPHRWLESSVAATIGRWSYGIFLWHLVVLSVVFPVFGILPFHGNFAYVLALTIALTLPVAAAGYALVEEPARRFARRRDRARSAGQSSS
- a CDS encoding DUF3068 domain-containing protein, with the translated sequence MALSAGTRRTVACLLVGLGALLIVAAVMIPTYTVSKLAKTPLDLEITTIATSQPGSESLVLDSKSLTAPEGSAKVDTNVPLVSQRFLTVEDPSDASEMTIQAGQTLRRIDKQADTGLLTATVDRVTIDRKNGMPVDKEPNGSIAVSVNKEGQSIADPVQHTGLQYRFPIGTEKKTYPYFDINARKSYDANFVEETEINSMKVYHFQQHVPVTNMWDVVQAPTNRLSLPAAKWGVEGGETPVTMTRWYTNIRDLWVEPDTGTVIKGGEQPHLFYARSGDKPEVTALKSNLIFDENTVESQISVAKENIDKLSLFGRIMPIIFGVLGAIALIAGVVLGIRGGASPATAPRGGTQAPRGGTPAQPGSGAAATAVHPHRGADDAPTEQININKRP
- a CDS encoding VOC family protein, with the protein product MITAVHTLVYAEDPDAARAFFRDVLRWPNVDANAGWLIFGTGPSELGVHPADGPPTHEISLMCDDLDHTIAELAERGAQFEGDVAERAFGRCIGMRIPGAGTMLLYQPRHPVAYPLGAPLP
- a CDS encoding polysaccharide biosynthesis protein, which encodes MPDVRRLPVVADLTLVTAGAMTANVAGYLLQLLAGRWLGVTGYSEFASLLAVQLLCAVPALALQNVVARELVRGASVAALRGLQWRCAVIVAVVAAVLVPLVTAALSVGVAASAAALGAAPALVVLSGEQGMLQGGRRFRALAVVLGTAGVARVAPALAVLGLGGGAAAALCAAALGIATAAVFARCVVGSPPALSGTDREALDAVDRGPSFVGVLPVLRAAQAQAALMALSSADLIVARIVLGEEDASRYALGAIAAKIAFWLPQAVGVVLYPRMAQPTHSARAIRDALAVLSGIGVVAVLGAAVAAPLAPLFAGRDYAPIEGLLWVFALQGAILAVLQGALLSAIAVDRTSLAAVTWVGLAVEVTLMLSLARSVASLITIAVCIAVATTLIVALVVLRTADQPGRAEPQHLAG